A single Pseudoalteromonas phenolica DNA region contains:
- a CDS encoding sensor histidine kinase yields MSLINSFSGSESWMSNLKLAVVCIALGLLIHFIGWAKYPIISILISLGIGFSIRLCRKWLKRHYPQMNLSLQFLLAVTFSFVVWGLTPLLLGVVKSTGGYVDDWQQYVGMLLIGSFIMVVVSFTYYQSIQAQDLKQSLAQVELDQIKKDKVLLETELRLLQSQIEPHFLFNTLANIQALIAVDTKQANKMLIALTALLRQSLDRTRSEWLTLGHELRFNKAYLAIQKIRLGDRLVINYDVTDKITDDILFPPMLLQPLIENAVTHGIEQLTSGGELTLSVEKEESNLVISITNSVPVDGSNRKGTQVGMNNVKTRLQQLYEGQASLKYDNSQVGKVVVTMEVPLNVSQS; encoded by the coding sequence ATGTCTCTAATCAACTCTTTCTCAGGATCAGAAAGTTGGATGAGTAATCTTAAGCTAGCAGTGGTTTGTATTGCACTTGGTCTACTTATTCATTTTATTGGATGGGCAAAATACCCAATTATTTCGATATTAATTTCATTAGGGATAGGATTTAGTATCCGTTTATGCCGAAAATGGTTAAAGCGGCACTATCCTCAAATGAACCTATCTTTACAGTTTCTGTTAGCGGTTACCTTCTCTTTTGTCGTTTGGGGGCTTACTCCTTTGCTGCTTGGTGTCGTAAAAAGCACAGGGGGCTATGTAGATGATTGGCAGCAATATGTTGGTATGTTGCTAATCGGAAGTTTTATTATGGTTGTCGTGAGCTTTACTTATTACCAAAGTATTCAAGCGCAAGATTTAAAGCAATCATTGGCGCAAGTTGAATTAGATCAGATTAAAAAAGACAAAGTCCTGCTCGAAACTGAATTAAGACTTCTGCAGTCACAAATTGAACCTCACTTTTTGTTTAATACGTTAGCCAATATTCAGGCATTAATCGCGGTTGATACCAAGCAGGCGAATAAAATGTTAATCGCATTAACGGCTTTATTGCGACAGAGTTTAGATAGAACCCGATCTGAATGGCTAACATTAGGTCATGAGCTTCGTTTTAACAAAGCTTATCTCGCTATACAGAAAATTCGCTTAGGTGATAGGTTGGTAATTAACTATGACGTTACCGATAAAATTACCGATGATATTTTGTTTCCTCCAATGCTATTGCAACCACTGATTGAAAATGCTGTGACGCATGGCATTGAGCAATTAACTTCCGGTGGAGAGTTGACACTATCGGTTGAAAAAGAAGAAAGTAACTTAGTAATCAGCATTACAAATAGTGTACCCGTTGATGGAAGTAACCGTAAGGGAACTCAAGTAGGTATGAATAATGTGAAAACGAGGTTGCAACAGTTATACGAGGGCCAGGCTAGCTTGAAATACGACAACAGCCAAGTGGGGAAAGTGGTTGTGACTATGGAGGTGCCATTAAATGTCTCACAAAGTTAA
- a CDS encoding ABC transporter permease, translated as MRWISFAFFNVWRNGRRSLFTILVAAVAVAAILTTSGFALFTYQSLAEKAARDEGNFIITHQQFLKEEEDMPLQYGLEDTETLIEQLSSDEDIKSVLPRINFNGLVSNGEKSSIFIGLGVEPDEFMVKGPFLTMLEGKALSNFGNEDEAEVVLGKELARNLKVQVGDYITLMSTTTDGALNAFDFTVRGIYTTGVPDLDKRQLYVKLSDAQSLLYTEKVSSLSVYLFDINKTEQKVSDYQKRDQSLQFTPWWERAFYYQSVKDLYNRIFGLLGGIMVLLVFFSISNTMAMTVTERTREIGTVSAMGSYQWEIIRNFVLESSIIGFIGASLGIIASAFIAWGLVYVGLEMPPPPGSNKGYPLTITFSWEIAGIVLFTMVLVCVLAALKAAHKGSSKSITEALSHV; from the coding sequence ATGCGTTGGATTTCATTTGCATTCTTTAATGTATGGCGCAACGGGCGACGCTCATTGTTCACGATATTAGTGGCAGCTGTTGCAGTTGCGGCGATTTTGACAACAAGTGGTTTTGCTTTATTTACATATCAATCACTTGCAGAAAAGGCGGCGAGAGATGAAGGCAACTTTATCATTACACACCAACAATTCCTTAAAGAAGAGGAAGACATGCCTTTACAGTATGGTTTAGAAGATACAGAAACGCTTATCGAGCAGTTATCATCTGATGAAGATATTAAAAGTGTTCTTCCGAGAATAAATTTTAATGGTTTGGTATCTAATGGGGAAAAGAGTTCTATCTTCATTGGTTTAGGTGTTGAGCCTGACGAGTTTATGGTGAAAGGGCCTTTCTTAACTATGTTAGAAGGTAAAGCATTATCAAACTTCGGTAATGAAGATGAAGCTGAAGTGGTATTAGGGAAAGAGCTTGCTCGTAACTTGAAAGTGCAAGTGGGTGATTACATTACACTAATGTCTACAACTACAGACGGGGCATTGAATGCTTTTGATTTCACTGTTCGCGGCATCTACACCACAGGAGTGCCTGACTTAGATAAACGCCAGCTATACGTCAAATTATCTGATGCTCAATCTCTACTCTATACCGAAAAAGTCAGTTCTCTATCTGTTTATTTGTTCGACATTAATAAGACCGAACAAAAGGTATCTGACTATCAAAAACGTGATCAGTCTTTGCAATTTACACCTTGGTGGGAACGTGCATTTTACTATCAATCAGTAAAAGACTTGTATAACCGAATCTTCGGCTTACTTGGAGGGATCATGGTGCTATTAGTCTTTTTCTCAATTTCTAACACCATGGCAATGACTGTCACAGAGAGAACTAGAGAGATTGGCACGGTATCCGCGATGGGTTCTTATCAGTGGGAAATCATTCGTAATTTTGTACTTGAATCCAGCATCATTGGGTTCATAGGCGCAAGTTTAGGCATCATCGCATCAGCATTTATTGCTTGGGGTTTGGTGTATGTAGGGCTAGAAATGCCACCGCCTCCAGGCAGTAACAAAGGTTATCCTTTGACGATAACGTTCTCATGGGAAATCGCAGGTATCGTTTTATTCACCATGGTGTTGGTATGTGTGTTAGCTGCTTTAAAAGCGGCACACAAAGGAAGTTCTAAATCAATTACGGAGGCATTAAGCCATGTTTAA
- a CDS encoding ABC transporter ATP-binding protein, translating to MLKFSNIVKSYRTGEVVVDALKGVSADIEKGETVALCGPSGSGKSTLLNICGLLDDDYTGDIWLAGKAVPKDKKSMTQIRREKLGFIFQRYNLIPVMSVYENIEYPLLMLNMSKRERMNKVVEIISKVGLKDHISKRPDQLSGGQQQRVAIARALVKRPEIVIADEPTANLDTPTANMVIDLMRDLGNDLGSTFIVATHDHRMTERCHRVLNLADGNLSTFNPYETQRRAG from the coding sequence ATGCTTAAATTCTCTAACATTGTTAAATCTTATCGTACTGGAGAGGTTGTTGTAGATGCGCTTAAAGGTGTTTCTGCAGACATAGAAAAAGGTGAGACAGTTGCACTATGTGGTCCATCAGGGAGTGGAAAGTCAACACTTCTTAATATATGTGGGTTACTTGATGATGACTATACCGGTGACATTTGGCTTGCAGGCAAAGCAGTGCCTAAAGATAAGAAATCAATGACGCAAATCCGTCGTGAAAAGTTGGGATTTATCTTTCAGAGATACAACTTAATTCCTGTGATGTCAGTGTATGAAAATATTGAATATCCACTGCTTATGTTGAATATGAGCAAAAGAGAAAGGATGAATAAGGTTGTTGAGATTATTAGTAAAGTAGGCTTGAAAGATCATATATCAAAGCGTCCAGATCAGCTATCAGGCGGCCAACAACAGCGTGTGGCAATTGCTCGAGCCTTAGTTAAAAGACCTGAAATTGTCATTGCGGATGAACCCACCGCAAATCTTGATACTCCCACTGCAAATATGGTGATTGATTTGATGCGTGATCTAGGCAATGACCTTGGTAGCACATTTATCGTTGCAACGCACGATCATCGAATGACAGAGCGTTGTCATCGAGTTTTAAATCTTGCTGACGGCAACTTATCAACATTCAACCCATACGAAACTCAAAGGAGGGCGGGATAA
- a CDS encoding class II aldolase/adducin family protein, whose translation MTNQLVMNAQNQGYPTQLSTSIEGIRQDRKNKLAAAFRLFGQYGFDEGVAGHITARDPKYQDHFWVNPLGKSFSNITVSDLLLVNHKGDVVEGEGLLNGAAFTIHSHIHMHRKDVVAAAHAHSTYGKAFSTLNKELLPITQDSCAFYNDCVNFKQFGGVVLDKSEGELIVEALQRKKAMILQNHGLLTVGRSIESACWWYISLERACQVQLLAETAGKPQLIEDSVAKETQKLIGRERTGWFNFMSLYESISKQQPDLFH comes from the coding sequence ATGACGAATCAACTTGTAATGAACGCTCAAAACCAAGGCTACCCGACCCAATTAAGCACATCCATTGAAGGGATCAGGCAAGATAGAAAAAATAAACTTGCCGCCGCATTTAGATTATTTGGTCAGTATGGTTTTGATGAAGGTGTAGCTGGTCACATTACTGCCAGAGATCCAAAGTACCAAGACCACTTTTGGGTTAACCCATTAGGTAAAAGCTTTTCAAACATCACAGTTTCAGATTTACTCTTGGTAAATCACAAAGGTGATGTGGTAGAAGGAGAAGGATTGCTAAATGGTGCTGCTTTTACTATCCATTCGCATATCCATATGCATAGAAAAGATGTTGTTGCAGCAGCACATGCTCATTCTACATATGGAAAAGCATTTTCTACCTTGAATAAAGAGTTACTGCCGATTACTCAGGATTCATGTGCTTTCTACAATGATTGTGTGAACTTCAAACAGTTTGGCGGCGTTGTATTAGATAAATCGGAAGGTGAATTAATTGTTGAAGCCTTACAACGAAAAAAAGCCATGATATTACAAAATCATGGCTTGTTGACAGTTGGTAGAAGTATTGAATCTGCTTGCTGGTGGTATATTTCTCTGGAAAGAGCATGTCAGGTCCAGCTACTTGCTGAAACTGCTGGCAAACCACAATTAATAGAGGATTCGGTCGCAAAAGAGACTCAGAAATTAATTGGTCGAGAGCGTACGGGTTGGTTCAACTTCATGTCACTCTACGAATCTATCTCGAAACAACAGCCAGATTTATTCCATTAA
- a CDS encoding DUF2306 domain-containing protein: protein MNIGILLNASHPIPLHSFFAIAAIIFGAIQFASKKGTLTHRTFGYLWITSMVVVCLSSFFIKTLQFDLLFGFSPIHFLSIWTLISLYLMIYHARKKQIPQHKTWSRNTYFLSLVIAGFFTFYPGRIMYKVFVGT, encoded by the coding sequence ATGAATATTGGTATCTTATTGAATGCCTCTCACCCCATACCCCTTCACTCTTTTTTTGCCATAGCTGCAATCATTTTTGGTGCAATTCAATTCGCTAGCAAAAAAGGCACACTAACTCATAGAACATTTGGGTATTTATGGATAACATCTATGGTCGTCGTATGCTTATCTAGCTTCTTTATCAAAACCTTGCAATTTGACTTGTTGTTTGGCTTTAGTCCAATTCACTTTCTAAGTATTTGGACATTAATTTCTCTTTATTTGATGATTTATCATGCTAGAAAAAAGCAAATCCCTCAGCATAAAACATGGTCAAGAAACACCTATTTTCTATCTCTCGTCATTGCAGGTTTCTTTACTTTTTATCCTGGTAGAATCATGTATAAAGTCTTTGTGGGTACTTAG
- a CDS encoding outer membrane lipoprotein-sorting protein: MFKFISKISFCVISMVSLSTMAQTVYQEDSEAFDPQLSLISVDAFRSESDSVKISATVRAYDNDALKNEKQYDVYSSTNKKSLVVFKSASEQGQKVLMKESDFWMFMPRSRRPIRITPLQKLLGEASLGDIATLSWSKDYQVSSFSSDKSEIVFNLSANSSKASYQKIQLTVDKSDLFPLKAELYLRSGKHAKTATFDRGQRNGKSKVVAMSLQDQMQPGKRTVIAYDEIKPIKVPSKLFNPQILIRSDLDKLLTQ, encoded by the coding sequence ATGTTTAAATTTATTAGCAAAATATCTTTCTGCGTAATTTCTATGGTCTCCTTATCAACGATGGCACAGACCGTTTATCAAGAGGATAGTGAGGCATTTGACCCCCAACTTTCATTAATTAGCGTTGATGCTTTTCGTAGTGAATCTGATTCCGTCAAGATTTCAGCAACCGTTCGCGCTTATGACAATGACGCATTAAAGAATGAGAAACAATACGACGTCTACTCATCTACCAATAAGAAATCGCTGGTTGTGTTTAAATCAGCCTCTGAGCAAGGCCAGAAAGTATTGATGAAAGAAAGTGATTTCTGGATGTTTATGCCAAGAAGCCGCAGACCAATTCGCATTACCCCTTTGCAAAAGCTATTAGGCGAAGCTTCTTTGGGGGATATTGCGACTTTGAGTTGGAGTAAGGATTACCAGGTGAGTTCGTTTTCATCTGATAAGAGTGAAATTGTCTTTAACTTGTCGGCTAATTCCAGCAAAGCCAGTTATCAAAAGATTCAATTAACGGTTGATAAAAGCGATTTATTTCCTTTAAAAGCTGAATTATACCTTCGCTCTGGTAAGCATGCGAAAACGGCCACTTTTGATCGAGGACAAAGAAATGGCAAGTCAAAGGTTGTTGCTATGTCTCTGCAAGACCAGATGCAGCCAGGTAAAAGAACTGTGATTGCTTATGATGAAATTAAGCCAATCAAAGTGCCATCTAAGTTATTTAATCCACAAATTTTAATTCGCAGCGACTTGGATAAGCTCTTAACACAATAA
- a CDS encoding DinB family protein, which yields MPEHKAFQNTVFRVKFHMHNEYFLRTLSAFNDEDSSFRPQQNMLSVKDQVLHTVGAIELFVSAYLSTIDSTSKITHTSFRPGEAWSGSSTAVTDMRWTQNADKKHYDEQVDMKEIKEIFSKTMAYASDVFSIPSEAELQQPIGKNSLVPDFFRAEDIIEIMLDHTAHHRGALAQYARLLGHSPKIPYFDMP from the coding sequence ATGCCAGAACATAAAGCCTTTCAGAACACAGTCTTTAGAGTTAAATTTCATATGCATAATGAATATTTTCTTCGTACATTGAGCGCATTTAATGATGAAGACTCTAGCTTTAGGCCGCAGCAAAACATGCTTTCTGTAAAAGATCAGGTTTTGCATACGGTTGGAGCGATTGAGTTGTTTGTAAGTGCATACTTATCAACAATAGACTCTACCTCAAAGATTACTCACACTTCATTCAGGCCAGGAGAAGCATGGTCTGGATCTAGTACTGCTGTGACAGATATGAGGTGGACGCAAAATGCAGACAAGAAGCACTATGATGAACAAGTTGATATGAAAGAAATCAAGGAGATTTTCTCTAAGACAATGGCATATGCAAGTGACGTCTTTTCTATCCCATCGGAAGCCGAATTACAGCAGCCGATCGGTAAAAATTCGTTAGTGCCGGACTTTTTTCGTGCAGAAGACATTATAGAAATTATGTTAGATCATACGGCTCATCATAGAGGTGCTTTGGCCCAGTATGCTAGATTATTAGGACATTCTCCGAAAATACCTTATTTCGACATGCCGTAA
- a CDS encoding 4'-phosphopantetheinyl transferase family protein encodes MELHLTNNQIDVWQTSLSLFEQNNALSELEVLLTASDKQQISMLKRATERKVKTVSRAFLRAVLAKYTGLLPSEIEFRQGLHGKPEIANEGYQLEFNLSHSDNVLACVICKDKPVGIDIERIRFKRNLKALVKSLFSESEYDEFEALSELKQEQYFYDRWTLKESLIKATGKGLTTKLSNVSFSQNDPVSSFCIDGLKLTKVSGHFFSWLWPISKQHRLAVTLLDDKNVKNTAIKFRCFHYLPNVPEAQAA; translated from the coding sequence TTGGAACTACATTTAACAAACAATCAAATAGACGTATGGCAGACCTCGCTAAGTTTGTTTGAACAAAATAATGCGCTGAGCGAGCTTGAAGTGTTGCTTACTGCATCTGATAAGCAGCAAATTAGTATGCTTAAAAGGGCAACAGAGCGGAAAGTTAAAACTGTATCAAGGGCTTTTCTAAGAGCTGTTTTAGCCAAGTATACAGGTTTACTGCCAAGTGAAATTGAATTCCGACAAGGCTTGCATGGCAAGCCTGAGATTGCCAATGAGGGGTATCAGTTAGAGTTTAACTTATCACACAGTGACAATGTTCTTGCTTGTGTCATTTGTAAAGACAAGCCAGTCGGCATTGATATTGAAAGGATCCGTTTTAAACGCAACTTAAAAGCATTGGTTAAATCTCTGTTCTCGGAAAGTGAGTATGATGAATTCGAGGCATTATCAGAGCTTAAACAAGAGCAATACTTTTATGATAGATGGACATTGAAAGAGTCACTCATAAAGGCAACGGGAAAAGGGCTAACCACAAAGCTTAGCAATGTCTCTTTTTCGCAAAACGACCCTGTTTCTAGTTTCTGTATTGATGGCTTGAAACTAACAAAGGTATCGGGTCACTTCTTTAGTTGGCTTTGGCCTATATCTAAGCAGCACAGATTGGCTGTTACTTTATTAGATGACAAAAACGTAAAAAATACCGCGATTAAGTTTCGCTGTTTCCACTATTTACCAAATGTGCCTGAAGCCCAGGCAGCATAA
- a CDS encoding LytR/AlgR family response regulator transcription factor, with protein sequence MSHKVKVVIADDEPILRAHLKMMLEDIWPEIDIVGQAANGEEALELTEAFSPRVLFLDINMPGIDGLEVSRILSESEQAPVIVFVTAYNEHAVTAFENQAIDYLLKPLEESRLIKTVQRIQKLLSNEHSESEQHAQLQVMLSQLMQESSDTSSQTYLKWIRASKNNDVYMVDVDDVDYFIADNKYTEVTVGLNKHLIKTAITVLENQLDPDVFWRIHRNCIVRVDTIAHISKDELGHVYVNLKGSDEKLSVSRKYHHLFKQM encoded by the coding sequence ATGTCTCACAAAGTTAAAGTAGTGATCGCAGATGATGAGCCAATTTTACGTGCACATCTAAAAATGATGTTAGAAGATATTTGGCCTGAAATTGATATTGTAGGTCAGGCTGCGAATGGAGAAGAAGCGCTAGAGCTAACTGAAGCATTCAGCCCTAGAGTATTGTTTTTAGATATAAATATGCCAGGGATCGATGGCTTAGAAGTGTCTAGAATTTTATCTGAGTCAGAACAGGCCCCTGTTATCGTATTTGTGACAGCTTATAATGAACATGCTGTTACTGCCTTTGAAAACCAAGCTATTGACTATTTATTAAAACCACTAGAAGAATCGAGGCTCATAAAAACAGTCCAGCGAATTCAAAAGCTTTTATCGAATGAACACTCCGAAAGCGAACAGCATGCTCAGTTACAGGTGATGCTTTCTCAATTAATGCAAGAGAGTAGTGATACTTCATCACAAACGTACCTAAAGTGGATTAGAGCGAGTAAGAACAATGATGTCTACATGGTTGATGTAGATGATGTAGACTATTTTATTGCAGATAATAAATACACAGAGGTAACCGTAGGTCTTAATAAGCATTTAATTAAAACTGCGATTACAGTTTTAGAAAATCAGTTAGATCCCGACGTTTTTTGGCGTATTCATCGGAACTGTATTGTACGAGTAGATACCATTGCGCATATATCAAAAGATGAATTAGGGCATGTTTATGTGAACTTAAAAGGTAGTGATGAAAAATTATCAGTAAGCAGGAAGTACCATCACTTATTTAAACAGATGTAA
- a CDS encoding acyl carrier protein, which translates to MNQTEIATIAANILYLDDVSEIEFNRSLFGDYSMSSLDYVDFAFELKGESGKEFDPDELWPINTMMDNPDFYENGQWTDAGREALKKVFNGFTDLSEENPSPESLYNLFSVDFIQHRIGTL; encoded by the coding sequence ATGAACCAAACAGAAATCGCAACAATTGCAGCAAATATCTTATATCTAGATGACGTAAGCGAAATTGAATTTAACCGCTCTCTATTCGGTGATTATTCAATGTCTTCTCTAGATTACGTTGACTTTGCTTTCGAGCTAAAAGGTGAGTCTGGTAAAGAGTTCGATCCAGATGAACTTTGGCCAATCAACACCATGATGGATAACCCTGATTTTTATGAAAATGGTCAGTGGACAGATGCAGGTCGCGAAGCATTAAAGAAAGTATTCAATGGCTTTACGGATTTAAGCGAAGAAAATCCAAGCCCTGAGTCTCTTTACAACTTATTTAGTGTGGACTTTATCCAGCACCGAATTGGCACACTATAA
- a CDS encoding SDR family NAD(P)-dependent oxidoreductase: MKALIIGGTSEIGKAIVNKLVDGGYDVMFTYNSNINKAEEVASYKPKNIQFAKLNLANTQEVVAFTKMLKSDFSPDVLVNVAGITNDALSFGEISENLEKVHTVNFLSPSIISAKAAELMMANRKGHIINISSVAAKSPKTGNGAYGSAKIALERFTASLSLEVARFKVRTINIAPAFVNTPMFTQFANGKEKEVIRTLPLREILEVEDVANAAMAFVTGNIKSTGITLSLTNGAPVL, from the coding sequence ATGAAGGCATTAATCATTGGCGGAACATCAGAAATTGGTAAAGCCATAGTCAATAAATTAGTCGATGGTGGCTATGATGTGATGTTTACCTATAACAGCAATATAAATAAAGCAGAAGAAGTTGCTAGCTATAAGCCAAAAAATATTCAATTTGCGAAGCTAAATCTAGCAAATACACAAGAAGTTGTAGCATTTACAAAAATGCTCAAATCAGATTTTTCACCAGATGTTTTAGTGAATGTCGCTGGTATTACAAATGACGCGCTTTCATTCGGTGAAATTTCAGAGAATTTGGAAAAGGTGCATACCGTAAATTTCTTGTCACCTTCGATTATTTCAGCAAAAGCAGCAGAGTTGATGATGGCTAATCGTAAAGGTCACATTATAAACATCAGCTCTGTTGCTGCAAAGAGCCCTAAAACAGGTAACGGTGCATATGGCAGCGCAAAAATTGCGCTTGAGCGCTTCACTGCATCACTGAGTCTTGAGGTAGCGCGATTCAAGGTTCGAACAATCAACATAGCACCTGCATTTGTAAACACGCCTATGTTTACGCAGTTTGCAAACGGAAAAGAAAAAGAAGTTATTCGCACTCTTCCTTTGAGAGAGATCCTAGAGGTGGAGGACGTTGCAAATGCTGCAATGGCATTTGTCACCGGCAATATTAAATCTACTGGTATTACGTTGTCATTAACCAATGGCGCACCAGTGCTTTAA